The Pelodiscus sinensis isolate JC-2024 chromosome 13, ASM4963464v1, whole genome shotgun sequence genome includes a region encoding these proteins:
- the LOC106731988 gene encoding 40-kDa huntingtin-associated protein-like: MAAAGGSGAGPAAGGPGWDGDFLARYRLVSAKLRRRFLRKPNVSEAAEQFAALARELRAQDALPYAAWCQLAVARCAQSLFHAPGEAQALSEAARLFLRQERDLRQRLGLSGGFAEHLQAAHSCFAFAARLHLELGQPALAAGLCLELGAALRDMEQPGQAAPQFQRAAELLAAAQLPLEALRCLGELASCLLLSRDYDGALAVLTQAQLLAQAGPSPPSGAFLEVLVRCEVSRVLLLLLLQPPPPKLLPEHAQTLEKYCWEAFESGAGAGQLPQAGYLPPGLFLLLQSAVMACQEKDLEALKVLQAELWPLLSPEQNHLLHLVLQEMISPAGQGS, encoded by the coding sequence ATGGCGGCGGCGGGCGGCTCGGGCGCGGGCCCGGCGGCGGGCGGCCCCGGCTGGGACGGGGACTTCCTGGCGCGCTACCGGCTGGTGTCGGCCAAGCTGCGGCGGCGCTTCCTGCGGAAGCCGAACGTGTCGGAGGCGGCGGAGCAGTTCGCGGCGCTGGCGCGCGAGCTGCGGGCCCAGGACGCGCTGCCCTACGCCGCCTGGTGCCAGCTGGCCGTGGCGCGCTGCGCCCAGAGCCTCTTCCACGCGCCCGGCGAGGCGCAGGCGCTGAGCGAGGCCGCGCGCCTCTTCCTGCGCCAGGAGCGGGACCTGCGGCAGCGCCTGGGCCTGAGCGGCGGCTTCGCCGAGCACCTGCAGGCCGCGCACAGCTGCTTCGCCTTCGCCGCGCGCCTGCacctggagctggggcagccggcgCTGGCGGCCGGGCTGTGCCTGGAGCTGGGCGCGGCGCTGCGGGACATGGAGCAGCCCGGCCAGGCCGCCCCGCAGTTCCAGCGCGCCGCCGAGCTGCTGGCGGCCGCCCAGCTGCCCCTGGAGGCCCTGCGCTGCCTGGGCGAGCTggcctcctgcttgctgctcAGCCGCGACTACGACGGGGCCCTGGCTGTGCTCACCCAGGCGcagctgctggcccaggctgggcccagccctcCCAGCGGCGCGTTCCTGGAGGTGTTGGTGCGCTGCGAGGTGTcgcgggtgctgctgctgctgctgctccagccaccgCCACCCAAGCTACTGCCggagcatgcccagaccctgGAGAAGTACTGTTGGGAGGCCTTcgagagcggggcgggggccgggcagcTCCCCCAGGCGGGGTACTTGCCTCCGGGCCTCTTCCTCCTGCTGCAGTCCGCTGTCATGGCCTGTCAGGAGAAGGACCTGGAGGCGCTCAAGGTGTTGCAAGCTGAGCTCTGGCCGCTGCTCAGCCCTGAGCAGAACCACCTGCTCCATCTAGTGCTGCAAGAGATGATCAGTCCTGCTGGTCAGGGGTCCTGA